The Aeromicrobium yanjiei genome includes a region encoding these proteins:
- a CDS encoding Ig-like domain repeat protein — MSSLSRRLLAVATTTLLGAPLIAATSAQAADPVPINLIGINDFHGRIDASTLQWAGTVETVRSQFPAANSLMVSAGDNVSASLFASAIQKDNPTIDVLNAVGLDASAVGNHEFDSGYADLVDRIIPRADYSILGANVRKADSSRALDAYDTFDVAGVKVAVVGAVTQETSTLVSPAGIEGLSFGDPSTAVNEAVAELDALPAADKPDVIVASFHEGAPDGSMTFTQAMSASAVFQKLINNTSPEVDAIFMGHTHQKYAYDAPVPGSGRTRPVIQTGNYGENVGQIVLNVDPDTGEVVTYAKQNVARVATADAALLTQFPSSSLPEIKKIRDDAVAYATEVGNVQKGEITADITRAFLNGVEDRASESTMGGLVADALLKTVGNLPAGADIALVNPGGLRPPDLTYAGVAGDPVNTDGVVTYAELNAVLPFANNLNSVKLSGATLKKILEEQWQRDASGNVPSRPYLQLGTSKNLTYTYDDSRPEGSRIQSIRINGKEYDPEAQYKVATFSFLATGGDNFRSFKQGVNTDTGLVDRDGWVAYFEDNSPISPDFARRSVRTSGVKSQYRVGGNVSFTLSKLNLTSTGSPANTSVSSKLFWTEDGQEKSRNLGSRSVTTGTSAPIAFTLPEGASGAMRVESTAYPTGTKVVVPLDVTGAAVTGTAVSGTYGDDVQVAVKVAGPEETPSGTVTLKKGDTEVGTGTLDGAGTATITVDTTDVGAGETPLTIAYAGDGSYAAASGTVTVTIAKAGTTTSAADPEPSQVDVPADVEVTVASATGTAPTGAVTISDGDTVLGTEEIADGRGTVSTDLSGLSLGRHTLSVDYAGDADHEASSSTVDVDVLKGTAELTATSKGAAYGTSATIKVTGPAGASGLIYVANGDDPIAMGFLQDGVANITIAKTALKPGSYELDVYYGGSGTFDSADTTVEVDIAKGATTTKKISVSPTTIVKGRTKAYVTVGVTGKGFTVDGGKVTVRVSSKNTVTGTVKDGKVKVRLGVFTSSGKAKAVTVTYAGNAVAKPSSTSFTVKVASK; from the coding sequence GTGAGTTCTCTGTCCCGTCGCCTTCTGGCCGTCGCCACCACGACGCTGCTCGGTGCACCACTGATCGCCGCGACGTCGGCGCAGGCCGCTGATCCCGTGCCGATCAACCTGATCGGCATCAACGACTTCCACGGGCGCATCGACGCGTCCACCCTGCAGTGGGCCGGCACGGTCGAGACCGTGCGCTCGCAGTTCCCCGCCGCGAACTCGCTCATGGTGTCCGCGGGCGACAACGTCAGCGCCTCCCTGTTCGCCTCGGCGATCCAGAAGGACAACCCGACGATCGACGTGCTCAACGCGGTGGGCCTCGACGCCTCCGCGGTCGGCAACCACGAGTTCGACTCCGGCTACGCCGACCTGGTCGACCGGATCATCCCGCGCGCCGACTACTCGATCCTCGGCGCGAACGTCCGCAAGGCCGACAGCTCGCGCGCGCTCGACGCGTACGACACCTTCGACGTCGCCGGCGTCAAGGTCGCGGTCGTCGGTGCGGTCACCCAGGAGACCTCCACGCTCGTCAGCCCCGCCGGCATCGAGGGGCTGAGCTTCGGCGATCCCTCCACGGCCGTCAACGAGGCCGTCGCCGAGCTCGACGCGCTGCCCGCTGCCGACAAGCCCGACGTCATCGTCGCGTCCTTCCACGAGGGCGCGCCCGACGGCAGCATGACGTTCACGCAGGCGATGTCCGCGAGCGCGGTCTTCCAAAAGCTCATCAACAACACCTCGCCCGAGGTCGACGCGATCTTCATGGGCCACACGCACCAGAAGTACGCGTACGACGCGCCGGTCCCCGGCTCGGGCAGGACCCGCCCGGTCATCCAGACCGGCAATTACGGCGAGAACGTCGGCCAGATCGTCCTCAACGTCGATCCCGACACGGGCGAGGTCGTCACGTACGCGAAGCAGAACGTCGCACGTGTGGCCACCGCCGACGCCGCGCTGCTGACGCAGTTCCCGTCCTCGAGCCTGCCCGAGATCAAGAAGATCCGTGACGACGCGGTGGCGTACGCGACCGAGGTCGGCAACGTCCAGAAGGGCGAGATCACCGCCGACATCACCCGCGCCTTCCTCAACGGCGTCGAGGACCGCGCGAGCGAGTCGACCATGGGCGGCCTCGTCGCGGATGCGCTGCTCAAGACCGTAGGCAACCTGCCGGCCGGAGCCGACATCGCCCTGGTCAACCCGGGAGGACTGCGGCCGCCGGACCTGACGTACGCCGGGGTGGCCGGTGACCCGGTCAACACCGACGGTGTCGTGACCTATGCCGAGCTCAACGCGGTGCTGCCGTTCGCCAACAACCTCAACTCGGTCAAGCTGAGCGGTGCGACGCTGAAGAAGATCCTCGAGGAGCAGTGGCAGCGCGACGCGAGCGGCAACGTGCCCTCGCGCCCGTACCTGCAGCTCGGCACCTCCAAGAACCTGACCTACACGTACGACGACTCCAGGCCCGAGGGCAGCCGGATCCAGTCGATCCGCATCAACGGCAAGGAGTACGACCCCGAGGCGCAGTACAAGGTCGCGACCTTCTCGTTCCTGGCCACCGGCGGTGACAACTTCCGCTCGTTCAAGCAGGGCGTCAACACCGACACGGGCCTGGTCGACCGGGACGGCTGGGTCGCGTACTTCGAGGACAACAGCCCGATCTCGCCGGACTTCGCCCGTCGCTCGGTCCGCACGAGCGGGGTCAAGAGCCAGTACCGCGTCGGCGGCAACGTCTCGTTCACGCTGTCCAAGCTCAACCTGACCTCGACCGGAAGCCCGGCCAACACCTCGGTGTCGTCCAAGCTGTTCTGGACCGAGGACGGCCAGGAGAAGTCGAGGAACCTCGGCTCCCGGAGCGTCACGACCGGCACGAGCGCTCCGATCGCGTTCACCCTCCCCGAGGGCGCGAGCGGCGCGATGCGCGTCGAGTCCACCGCGTACCCGACCGGCACCAAGGTCGTCGTCCCGCTGGACGTCACGGGCGCAGCCGTCACCGGAACGGCCGTCTCCGGCACGTACGGCGACGACGTCCAGGTGGCCGTCAAGGTCGCCGGTCCCGAGGAGACCCCCTCGGGCACGGTCACGCTGAAGAAGGGCGACACCGAGGTTGGCACCGGCACCCTCGACGGCGCGGGCACGGCCACGATCACGGTCGACACCACCGACGTCGGCGCCGGAGAGACGCCACTGACCATCGCGTACGCCGGCGACGGCAGCTATGCGGCCGCGAGCGGCACGGTCACGGTGACGATCGCCAAGGCCGGCACCACGACGTCGGCCGCGGATCCCGAGCCGTCCCAGGTCGACGTCCCCGCGGACGTCGAGGTGACGGTGGCCTCGGCGACCGGGACCGCGCCCACGGGTGCCGTGACGATCTCCGACGGGGACACGGTCCTCGGCACCGAGGAGATCGCTGACGGCCGCGGCACGGTGAGCACCGACCTGTCGGGCCTGTCGCTCGGTCGGCACACGCTGAGCGTCGACTACGCCGGCGACGCCGACCACGAGGCCTCGTCCTCCACGGTCGACGTCGACGTGCTCAAGGGCACGGCCGAGCTCACGGCGACGTCGAAGGGTGCCGCGTACGGCACCTCGGCCACGATCAAGGTCACGGGTCCTGCGGGAGCCTCCGGCCTGATCTACGTCGCGAACGGTGACGACCCGATCGCGATGGGCTTCCTGCAGGACGGCGTCGCGAACATCACGATCGCCAAGACGGCACTGAAGCCCGGCAGCTACGAGCTCGACGTCTACTACGGCGGCAGCGGCACGTTCGACAGCGCGGACACCACCGTCGAGGTCGACATCGCCAAGGGTGCGACCACGACCAAGAAGATCTCGGTCAGCCCGACGACAATCGTCAAGGGCCGCACCAAGGCCTACGTGACCGTGGGCGTCACCGGCAAGGGGTTCACGGTCGACGGCGGCAAGGTCACGGTGCGCGTCAGCAGCAAGAACACCGTGACCGGCACCGTCAAGGACGGCAAGGTCAAGGTCCGCCTGGGTGTCTTCACCTCGTCGGGCAAGGCCAAGGCCGTCACGGTGACGTACGCCGGCAACGCGGTCGCGAAGCCGTCCTCGACCAGCTTCACGGTCAAGGTCGCCTCGAAGTAA
- a CDS encoding NAD-dependent epimerase/dehydratase family protein: MRILLTGAAGSIGRTLVRGLPPLGHEIRGLDLVPGEADACALGWITGDCLDPQVVAEAVRGVDAVVHLAGNPDEDALPASLESHVHSTARLLEAMVEHGVGRMVYASSNHAVGRTPRSDRLTTDVRPRPDTFYGVAKVAAEALLSLYADQHDIASTALRIGTFEQRPSTVRALSTWLSPDDAVRLVDAAVTSTTPGLVIVHGISANSRGWWDLGPGRAMGYAPKDDAETYADQVTPRPEDEDEAAHVGGSFATDPPRPAF; encoded by the coding sequence ATGAGGATCCTCCTCACGGGCGCGGCCGGCTCGATCGGCCGCACGCTCGTGCGGGGGCTCCCACCGCTCGGCCACGAGATCCGCGGCCTGGACCTGGTGCCCGGCGAGGCGGACGCCTGCGCGCTCGGGTGGATCACCGGCGACTGCCTCGACCCGCAGGTCGTGGCTGAGGCCGTCCGCGGTGTCGACGCGGTCGTCCACCTGGCGGGCAACCCCGACGAGGACGCCCTGCCGGCGAGCCTGGAGTCCCACGTGCACAGCACCGCCCGCCTGCTCGAGGCGATGGTCGAGCACGGAGTGGGCCGCATGGTCTATGCGAGCAGCAACCACGCGGTCGGGCGTACGCCGCGCAGTGATCGGCTCACCACCGACGTCCGCCCGCGCCCCGACACGTTCTACGGCGTCGCGAAGGTGGCCGCCGAGGCGCTGCTGAGCCTCTACGCCGACCAGCACGACATCGCCTCGACCGCGCTGCGCATCGGCACGTTCGAGCAACGACCCAGCACCGTGCGCGCCCTGTCCACCTGGCTGTCGCCCGACGACGCGGTCCGCCTCGTCGACGCCGCGGTGACCTCGACGACGCCCGGCCTCGTGATCGTCCACGGCATCTCGGCGAACAGCCGCGGCTGGTGGGACCTGGGTCCGGGCCGCGCCATGGGGTACGCACCCAAGGACGACGCCGAGACCTACGCCGACCAGGTGACCCCCCGCCCCGAGGACGAGGACGAGGCCGCCCACGTCGGCGGCTCGTTCGCCACCGACCCACCCCGACCCGCGTTCTGA
- a CDS encoding phospho-sugar mutase, with protein MTDDLAARAQDWLSQDPDPVTRAELQELLDAGDTDALADRFAERLQFGTAGLRGALGAGPNRMNRVIVAQAAAGLAAYLLEHGSSPSVVVGYDARHNSDVFARDTAEIMEGAGVHAFLLPTHLPTPVLAFAIRHLGCSAGVMVTASHNPPQDNGYKVYLEDSSQIVPPADAEISAAIDAVGRVDEMPRSDAYETLGPEVAEAYVEAVVALPEDGPREVVAVYTPMHGVGRDTLVEAVDRAGFPPMHVVAEQGDPDPDFPTVVFPNPEEPGAMDLALKLASNVGADIIVANDPDADRCAVGVRDGESYRMLSGDQVGALLAEFLLRRGVTGTYAASIVSSDLLGRQAAAYDQPWEQTLTGFKWIGKIPTLAFGYEEALGYSVAPDIARDKDGVSAIVTVLEMAARLKADGRTLVDQLDDIYRTHGLHATSQLSVRVDDLSIISRAMDVLRTSPPTSLGGLDVTAVDDLADGYHGLPPTDGIRLGLDGGARIICRPSGTEPKLKCYLEVVIEVTDSIEAARDVAEGQIDRIKTDLAAALGI; from the coding sequence ATGACCGACGACCTCGCCGCCCGCGCCCAGGACTGGCTGAGCCAGGACCCCGACCCCGTCACGCGCGCCGAGCTGCAGGAGCTGCTCGACGCGGGTGACACCGACGCCCTCGCCGACCGCTTCGCCGAGCGGCTCCAGTTCGGCACGGCCGGCCTGCGCGGCGCGCTGGGCGCCGGGCCGAACCGGATGAACCGGGTCATCGTGGCGCAGGCCGCCGCAGGGCTCGCCGCGTACCTGCTCGAGCACGGCTCGTCACCGTCCGTCGTGGTCGGCTACGACGCGCGGCACAACTCCGACGTCTTCGCGCGCGACACCGCCGAGATCATGGAGGGGGCGGGCGTCCACGCATTCCTGCTGCCCACCCACCTGCCGACCCCGGTCCTCGCGTTCGCGATCCGGCACCTCGGCTGCAGCGCAGGGGTCATGGTCACCGCGTCGCACAACCCGCCGCAGGACAACGGCTACAAGGTGTACCTCGAGGACTCCAGCCAGATCGTCCCGCCCGCGGACGCCGAGATCTCCGCCGCGATCGACGCGGTCGGCCGGGTCGACGAGATGCCGCGCAGCGACGCCTACGAGACCCTGGGCCCCGAGGTCGCCGAGGCGTACGTCGAGGCAGTCGTGGCCCTGCCCGAGGACGGACCGCGCGAGGTCGTGGCGGTCTACACCCCGATGCACGGCGTCGGCCGCGACACGCTGGTCGAGGCCGTCGACCGCGCGGGCTTCCCGCCGATGCACGTGGTCGCCGAGCAGGGCGATCCCGATCCGGACTTCCCGACCGTCGTGTTCCCCAACCCCGAGGAGCCGGGCGCGATGGACCTCGCGCTCAAGCTCGCGTCGAACGTGGGAGCCGACATCATCGTCGCCAACGACCCCGACGCCGACCGCTGCGCGGTGGGCGTGCGGGACGGCGAGTCGTACCGGATGCTCAGCGGCGACCAGGTCGGCGCGCTGCTGGCGGAGTTCCTGCTCCGGCGGGGCGTCACCGGCACGTACGCGGCCTCGATCGTCTCCTCCGACCTCCTCGGGCGTCAGGCCGCGGCGTACGACCAGCCGTGGGAGCAGACGTTGACCGGCTTCAAGTGGATCGGCAAGATCCCCACGCTCGCCTTCGGCTACGAGGAGGCGCTCGGCTACAGCGTCGCTCCCGACATCGCGCGCGACAAGGACGGCGTCTCGGCGATCGTGACGGTCCTGGAGATGGCGGCGCGACTCAAGGCCGACGGCCGCACCCTGGTCGACCAGCTCGACGACATCTACCGCACCCACGGACTGCACGCGACGTCGCAGCTGTCGGTGCGGGTCGACGACCTGTCGATCATCTCCCGCGCGATGGACGTCCTGCGCACCTCTCCTCCGACGTCGCTCGGCGGCCTCGACGTGACCGCCGTGGACGACCTGGCCGACGGCTACCACGGGCTGCCGCCGACCGACGGGATCCGGCTGGGCCTCGACGGGGGCGCCCGCATCATCTGCCGACCCTCGGGCACCGAGCCCAAGCTCAAGTGCTATCTCGAGGTGGTCATCGAGGTGACCGACTCGATCGAGGCGGCCCGGGACGTGGCCGAAGGACAGATCGATCGCATCAAGACCGATCTCGCGGCCGCGCTGGGGATCTGA
- a CDS encoding purine-nucleoside phosphorylase has product MTTTELARQAADALRERTGGGDHDIALVMGSGWLPAADALGAPDHEVPLADLPGFSAPAVAGHGGTVRSVTVGDKRLLIFLGRTHFYEGKGVAAVVHGVRTAAAAGVKTLVLTNGCGGLDPAWAPGTPVLISDHINMTATSPLEGANFVDLTDLYSSRLRALCKEADPSLDEGVYVQLPGPHYETPAEIGMVRAIGGDLVGMSTALEAIAARAEGLEILGISLVTNAAAGMTGEPLNHEEVLAAGKSAATRMGRLLGDVLPRI; this is encoded by the coding sequence GTGACCACCACCGAACTCGCCCGACAGGCTGCCGACGCACTGCGCGAACGTACGGGCGGAGGTGACCACGACATCGCCCTCGTGATGGGATCCGGCTGGCTCCCTGCCGCGGACGCTCTCGGCGCGCCCGACCACGAGGTGCCCCTCGCCGACCTCCCCGGATTCAGTGCTCCTGCGGTCGCCGGCCACGGCGGGACCGTCCGGTCGGTCACGGTCGGCGACAAGCGCCTGCTGATCTTCCTCGGCCGCACGCACTTCTACGAGGGCAAGGGCGTCGCGGCAGTCGTCCACGGCGTGCGCACGGCGGCCGCTGCCGGCGTCAAGACGCTCGTGCTGACCAACGGCTGCGGCGGGCTCGACCCCGCGTGGGCGCCCGGCACGCCCGTGCTCATCAGCGACCACATCAACATGACGGCGACGTCGCCCCTCGAGGGTGCCAACTTCGTCGACCTCACCGATCTGTACTCCTCGCGTCTGCGTGCGCTGTGCAAGGAGGCCGATCCCAGCCTCGACGAGGGCGTCTACGTCCAGCTGCCCGGCCCGCACTACGAGACCCCCGCCGAGATCGGCATGGTGCGCGCGATCGGAGGCGACCTGGTCGGCATGTCGACCGCACTGGAGGCCATCGCCGCCCGCGCGGAAGGGCTGGAGATCCTCGGCATCTCGCTGGTCACCAACGCCGCGGCCGGCATGACGGGCGAGCCCCTGAACCACGAGGAGGTGCTCGCCGCCGGCAAGTCCGCCGCGACCCGCATGGGCCGGCTCCTCGGCGACGTGCTGCCGAGGATCTGA
- a CDS encoding ExeM/NucH family extracellular endonuclease has translation MNTSILTRGMAVSAVAAASLVALPATSASAAPADHVVINEVYVNGGSAGQTYKTKFVELYNPTDRAVDISTWSLQYRSGGSGSAFAATTKYDLTGVIQPGRHFLVAGGSNGANGADLPTPDQTTTLAPAAGGGTIALVGSTDLLPAITGNVKGSVSTSNDIVDLIGFGTTNTFETAAAPGPGTTNNARSINRTGFADTDDNSADFTLSAVGGATPTACGASCVLPVPAPLTGTIAQIQGEGPQSPQQRGAASTRGVVTAVYRTGGFNGAFIQTAGTGGSIDLGAQDASDGIFVFGSSFAAAVAKGDFVEVTGTVAEFQGMTQLTGPTWTVLTDEHAPVTPARVAFPLTEEQKESLEGMLLAPQGDYTVTNNFTTNQYAEIGLAPGTKPFDNPTNKVAPGADAVALAKKNAADLITLDDGASLNFLSAGNQGIALPWLRADNEVRVGARVSFTDSVVLDYRNNSWKLQPQQQLTADGTEPVTFSSTRKAAPEDVGGQVKLATFNVLNYFTTTGVDYVDGAPGRACTYFNDRDGNRVTTNACGSPSASSGNGPRGAADQANLARQQAKIVNAINTLDADVVSLEEIENSAKLGLPRDTALNGLVAALNAEAGEGAWAAVPSPATVPTTGEDVIRTALIYRPATIKPVGTSTILDDPAFASARAPLAQTFTQVDRPASGTFSVIVNHFKSKGSGDGANADQGDGQGASNAARVQQATALVDFARAVEERAGTDAVFLTGDFNAYNREDPVRIIEEAGFVNVAAERTTKETYQFDGGVGSLDHVFASAAADATITGADIWNINAYESVAREYSRYNYNATDLYDASPFRASDHDPEIVGFDAAALGSSVTVEAPATVRAGEDVVVRATVASGTGPVPTGEVTLVEGGTELASGTLEDGTVTLRAADLGIGRHVLEVVYAGDSEHSGASRSVAVTVLKSTAGLTASAGPSTYGTGAVLDVTGAPGASGRVLVSLGDVQVGSGSLTNGTARIVLSRTIPVGTNQLRVFYAGSSAHDPDSTKVTLEVRKAATTIKRISVSPATIVKGRTKPFVELSVTGAGFTVDGGTVTVRASGRNHTGTVRGGKVRIRLGAFTSSGPAKKVTATFAGNGVAKASSTSFTVRVLAR, from the coding sequence ATGAACACCTCGATCCTCACGCGAGGGATGGCCGTGTCGGCCGTCGCCGCCGCGTCCCTCGTCGCTCTCCCGGCGACCTCCGCCTCGGCAGCGCCCGCCGACCACGTCGTCATCAACGAGGTGTACGTCAACGGCGGCAGCGCGGGCCAGACGTACAAGACGAAGTTCGTCGAGCTCTACAACCCGACCGACCGCGCCGTCGACATCAGCACGTGGTCCCTGCAGTACCGCTCGGGCGGTAGCGGCTCGGCCTTCGCCGCGACGACCAAGTACGACCTCACGGGCGTCATCCAGCCCGGCCGGCACTTCCTCGTCGCGGGCGGGTCCAACGGCGCGAACGGCGCTGACCTCCCGACCCCGGACCAGACCACCACGCTGGCCCCCGCGGCCGGCGGCGGCACGATCGCCCTGGTCGGCTCGACCGACCTGCTCCCGGCGATCACGGGCAACGTCAAGGGCAGCGTGTCGACCTCCAACGACATCGTCGACCTGATCGGCTTCGGCACCACCAACACGTTCGAGACCGCCGCGGCGCCGGGCCCCGGCACCACGAACAACGCGCGCTCGATCAACCGCACGGGCTTCGCCGACACCGACGACAACTCGGCCGACTTCACCCTCTCGGCCGTCGGCGGCGCGACGCCGACCGCGTGCGGCGCCTCGTGCGTGCTGCCCGTGCCCGCCCCGCTCACCGGGACGATCGCCCAGATCCAGGGCGAGGGGCCCCAGAGCCCGCAGCAGCGCGGAGCCGCCTCGACCCGTGGCGTGGTCACGGCGGTCTACCGGACCGGCGGCTTCAACGGCGCGTTCATCCAGACGGCCGGGACCGGCGGCAGCATCGACCTCGGGGCGCAGGACGCCTCGGACGGCATCTTCGTGTTCGGCAGCAGCTTCGCGGCCGCGGTCGCGAAGGGTGACTTCGTCGAGGTGACGGGCACGGTCGCGGAGTTCCAGGGGATGACCCAGCTCACCGGCCCCACGTGGACGGTTCTGACGGACGAGCACGCGCCCGTGACCCCGGCCAGGGTCGCGTTCCCGCTGACCGAGGAGCAGAAGGAGTCGCTCGAGGGCATGCTCCTGGCGCCGCAGGGCGACTACACGGTCACCAACAACTTCACGACCAACCAGTACGCCGAGATCGGCCTTGCGCCCGGCACCAAGCCGTTCGACAACCCGACCAACAAGGTGGCGCCCGGCGCGGACGCCGTCGCGCTGGCCAAGAAGAACGCGGCCGACCTCATCACGCTGGACGACGGCGCGAGCCTCAACTTCTTGTCGGCCGGCAACCAGGGCATCGCCCTGCCGTGGCTCCGGGCCGACAACGAGGTCCGGGTCGGCGCGCGGGTCAGCTTCACCGACAGCGTCGTGCTGGACTACCGCAACAACTCCTGGAAGCTGCAGCCGCAGCAGCAGCTGACCGCCGACGGGACGGAGCCGGTCACCTTCAGCTCGACGCGCAAGGCCGCTCCCGAGGACGTCGGAGGACAGGTCAAGCTCGCGACGTTCAACGTGCTGAACTACTTCACGACGACCGGCGTGGACTACGTCGACGGCGCCCCCGGCCGGGCCTGCACCTACTTCAACGACCGCGACGGCAACCGGGTCACGACCAATGCGTGCGGCTCGCCCAGCGCGTCGTCGGGCAACGGCCCGCGCGGTGCTGCCGACCAGGCCAACCTGGCGCGTCAGCAGGCCAAGATCGTCAACGCGATCAACACCCTGGACGCCGACGTCGTCTCGCTCGAGGAGATCGAGAACTCCGCGAAGCTCGGCCTGCCCCGCGACACCGCGCTCAACGGCCTGGTCGCGGCGCTCAACGCCGAGGCCGGCGAGGGCGCCTGGGCGGCGGTCCCGTCGCCCGCGACGGTGCCGACGACCGGTGAGGACGTCATCCGGACCGCACTGATCTACCGTCCCGCGACGATCAAGCCGGTCGGCACGTCCACGATCCTCGACGACCCCGCGTTCGCGAGCGCCCGGGCCCCGTTGGCCCAGACGTTCACGCAGGTGGACCGTCCCGCGAGCGGCACGTTCTCGGTCATCGTCAACCACTTCAAGTCCAAGGGCTCGGGCGACGGGGCGAACGCCGACCAGGGCGACGGTCAGGGTGCGTCCAACGCGGCCCGCGTGCAGCAGGCCACTGCTCTGGTGGACTTCGCGCGGGCGGTCGAGGAGCGCGCCGGCACCGATGCGGTGTTCCTGACCGGCGACTTCAACGCGTACAACCGCGAGGACCCGGTCCGGATCATCGAGGAGGCCGGCTTCGTCAACGTCGCAGCCGAGCGCACCACGAAGGAGACGTACCAGTTCGACGGCGGTGTCGGCTCGCTCGACCACGTCTTCGCCTCGGCCGCGGCCGACGCCACGATCACGGGCGCGGACATCTGGAACATCAACGCGTACGAGTCGGTGGCCCGCGAGTACAGCCGCTACAACTACAACGCGACGGATCTCTACGACGCGAGCCCGTTCCGGGCGAGCGACCACGACCCGGAGATCGTCGGCTTCGACGCCGCTGCCCTCGGCTCGTCGGTCACGGTCGAGGCCCCGGCCACCGTCCGTGCCGGCGAGGACGTCGTCGTCCGGGCCACCGTCGCGTCCGGCACGGGACCCGTGCCGACCGGCGAGGTCACGCTCGTCGAGGGCGGGACCGAGCTGGCGTCCGGCACGCTCGAGGACGGTACGGTCACGCTGCGGGCCGCCGACCTGGGCATCGGTCGGCACGTCCTCGAGGTCGTGTACGCCGGCGACTCCGAGCACAGCGGGGCCAGCCGTTCGGTCGCCGTCACGGTGCTCAAGTCCACCGCGGGCCTCACGGCCTCGGCCGGGCCCTCGACCTACGGCACCGGCGCGGTGCTCGACGTGACCGGAGCGCCCGGCGCGTCCGGGCGCGTGCTGGTCTCGCTCGGTGACGTGCAGGTCGGCAGCGGGTCGCTCACGAACGGCACGGCGCGGATCGTGCTGTCCCGGACGATCCCGGTGGGCACCAACCAGCTGAGGGTGTTCTACGCCGGCAGCTCGGCCCACGACCCCGACAGCACGAAGGTCACGCTGGAGGTCCGCAAGGCCGCGACCACGATCAAGCGGATCTCGGTCAGCCCGGCCACGATCGTCAAGGGACGCACCAAGCCGTTCGTCGAGCTCTCGGTCACGGGCGCGGGCTTCACGGTCGACGGCGGCACGGTGACGGTGCGCGCGAGCGGAAGGAACCACACCGGGACGGTCCGTGGGGGCAAGGTCAGGATCCGTCTCGGCGCCTTCACCTCGTCGGGCCCGGCCAAGAAGGTCACCGCGACGTTCGCCGGCAACGGCGTCGCCAAGGCGTCCTCGACCAGCTTCACCGTGAGGGTGCTGGCGAGGTAG